Proteins encoded together in one Flavobacteriales bacterium window:
- a CDS encoding carboxypeptidase regulatory-like domain-containing protein, which translates to MHPLRTLALCGALAPLLTSAQAILRGTLTDDQGGPLPGATVVVGDDQRFGTSADPQGRYVLHGLRTGPQRVRIAHLGFAPVDTVIALGDGEQRLDLMLRPQARLLRSAEVVAVRAGERAPVAQSTLTREELMRSNTGVDLPILLDAQPSVVTTTDAGTGIGYTGLRVRGTDPTRINVTVNGVPINDAESQAVFWVNMPDLASSTQDVQLQRGVGTSTNGPGAFGASINLRTTTVSEAPFGEVSAFGGSFNTRRFTARAGTGTSAAGLSLDARLSHIASDGYIDRASADLKSYFVQGAWAGRTRSLRFITFGGREVTYQAWAGVPREVIDTNRTYNPYTYANEVDDYRQLHYQLLFDQQLGGRTTINLTGFRTDGRGFFESYEDEADLGFFGIGAPVIGGDTVRTGDLVQRRWLDNTLLGVNASLTHRFRAHQLIVGGSYSDYRGDHFGEVIWARFAGATAPGDRYYTNDARKRDANAFAKLTYSVGDRVQLYGDVQVRQVDHAFLGFDDELDNVTQNAAFTFFNPKAGVDWRVHEGGRMYASAAVANREPNRDDFTETTPGSRPTSERLVDVEAGYERRSGRLAVGLNGYYMHYTDQLVLTGELNDVGAALRTNVPRSYRAGLELTWALRPVRRLLWKGNATWSRNRILDLVEYVDDWDSGGQQAVRYTETPIAFSPEWIAGSELAFTLWDKTDHGRADIAWVTKFVGEQFLDNSGSAARRLDAFVVNDLRLNASLHRLFRIPTIDLTLTVRNVLSEQYENNGWSYSFIEGGARHELVGLYPQAPIHVLGGVTVRW; encoded by the coding sequence ATGCATCCCCTTCGCACCCTCGCCCTCTGCGGCGCGCTGGCACCGCTGCTCACCAGCGCCCAGGCCATCCTGCGCGGCACCCTCACCGATGATCAAGGCGGGCCGCTGCCCGGCGCCACCGTGGTGGTGGGCGACGACCAGCGCTTCGGCACGAGCGCCGACCCGCAGGGCCGTTACGTGCTGCATGGTCTGCGCACCGGACCGCAGCGCGTCCGCATCGCCCACCTGGGCTTCGCGCCGGTGGACACGGTGATCGCACTGGGCGATGGGGAACAGCGCCTGGACCTGATGCTGCGCCCGCAGGCCCGGCTGCTGCGCAGTGCCGAAGTGGTGGCCGTGCGCGCCGGCGAGCGCGCACCGGTGGCCCAGAGCACCCTCACCCGCGAGGAGCTCATGCGGAGCAATACGGGGGTCGACCTGCCCATCCTGCTCGACGCGCAGCCCAGCGTGGTCACCACCACGGACGCGGGCACGGGCATCGGCTACACCGGTCTGCGCGTGCGCGGCACCGACCCCACGCGCATCAACGTCACCGTCAACGGCGTGCCCATCAACGACGCCGAGAGCCAGGCGGTGTTCTGGGTGAACATGCCCGACCTGGCGAGCAGCACGCAGGACGTGCAGCTGCAGCGCGGCGTGGGCACCAGCACCAACGGACCCGGTGCCTTCGGGGCCAGCATCAACCTGCGCACCACCACGGTGAGCGAGGCCCCCTTCGGCGAGGTGAGCGCTTTCGGCGGATCGTTCAACACGCGGCGCTTCACCGCGCGCGCCGGCACGGGCACATCGGCCGCCGGCCTCAGCCTCGACGCGCGCCTCAGCCACATCGCCAGCGACGGCTACATCGATCGCGCCAGCGCCGACCTGAAGAGCTACTTCGTGCAGGGCGCCTGGGCGGGCCGCACGCGCAGCCTGCGCTTCATCACCTTCGGCGGGCGCGAGGTCACCTACCAGGCCTGGGCCGGCGTGCCGCGCGAAGTGATCGATACGAACCGGACTTACAACCCCTACACCTATGCCAACGAGGTGGACGACTACCGGCAGCTCCACTACCAGTTGTTGTTCGACCAGCAGTTGGGCGGGCGCACCACCATCAACCTCACCGGCTTCCGCACGGACGGCCGCGGCTTCTTCGAGAGCTACGAGGACGAGGCCGACCTGGGCTTCTTCGGCATCGGCGCACCGGTGATCGGCGGCGACACCGTCCGCACCGGCGACCTGGTGCAGCGGCGCTGGCTGGACAACACGCTGCTCGGCGTCAACGCCTCGCTGACGCACCGCTTCCGCGCGCACCAGCTCATCGTGGGCGGCAGCTACAGCGACTACCGCGGCGACCACTTCGGCGAGGTCATCTGGGCGCGCTTCGCCGGCGCCACCGCCCCCGGCGATCGCTACTACACCAACGATGCCCGCAAGCGCGACGCCAACGCCTTCGCCAAGCTCACCTACAGCGTCGGCGACCGTGTGCAGCTCTATGGCGATGTGCAGGTGCGCCAGGTGGACCATGCCTTCCTCGGCTTCGACGATGAGCTGGACAACGTCACCCAGAACGCCGCCTTCACCTTCTTCAACCCCAAGGCCGGGGTGGACTGGCGCGTGCACGAGGGCGGGCGGATGTATGCCAGCGCGGCCGTCGCCAACCGCGAGCCCAACCGCGACGACTTCACGGAGACCACGCCCGGCAGCCGCCCCACGAGCGAACGCCTGGTGGACGTCGAGGCCGGCTACGAACGCCGCAGCGGGCGCCTGGCCGTGGGCCTCAACGGCTACTACATGCACTACACCGACCAGCTGGTGCTCACCGGCGAACTGAACGATGTGGGCGCCGCGCTGCGCACCAACGTGCCCCGCAGCTACCGCGCAGGCCTGGAGCTCACCTGGGCGCTGCGCCCCGTGCGCCGGCTGTTGTGGAAGGGCAACGCCACCTGGAGCCGCAACCGCATCCTCGACCTCGTGGAGTACGTGGACGACTGGGACAGCGGTGGTCAGCAGGCCGTCCGCTACACGGAGACGCCCATCGCCTTCAGCCCCGAGTGGATCGCCGGCAGCGAGCTCGCCTTCACGCTCTGGGACAAGACCGACCACGGCCGTGCGGACATCGCGTGGGTGACCAAGTTCGTGGGCGAGCAGTTCCTCGACAACAGCGGCAGCGCCGCCCGCAGGCTCGATGCCTTCGTAGTGAACGACCTGCGCCTCAACGCCTCGCTGCACCGGCTGTTCCGGATCCCGACCATCGACCTCACCCTCACCGTGCGCAACGTCCTCAGCGAACAATACGAGAACAACGGTTGGAGCTACAGCTTCATCGAGGGCGGTGCGCGCCACGAGCTCGTGGGCCTCTATCCCCAGGCGCCGATCCACGTGCTGGGCGGGGTGACGGTGCGGTGGTGA
- a CDS encoding SIR2 family protein — MREALEKRRAVVVVGTGVSIMATDGAECASWAGLLKQGANYCTDRGWIDAKKRTAFDSLMAAGEVVLAAGMVRKAFGTRMFEFEQWLDGTVGALMPTHPEVLDCIHGLSAPLITLNYDQLLERTCPMRSEAITWRQGYQCLQFMNGKAPAKILHLHGYYKSPESVVLDIASYDTIVNDQFAEAFRNAISMTRSIIYVGCGGTFEDPHFEAFRAWASNELKGYTQSHYRLVREEEFEDAQRLHASDRITPIVYGKDYNELPAFLRGLAPASVELKSSVIAAPPPLRLPPAPLTFGRDEEIKALVGAMLSQSGRPVCVTGGPGFGKSNLCLAALHNTDVEARFGPRRFFVRLDGSATLSDMATAIANAMGVVAVASQSIDDVVLNELAREPVALALDNIETPWEPTDQRVAVEEFLARMISIKHVLLVATIRGVEQPGRLAWLEPIPHLDPLAGDAAREMFLSVAPEHDKDQDLEELLVELAGWPLAINLMAHQSRGAGSITRVLERWRTEKTKMLKRGVASDRLDNLHVSIDCSLNSPRMTDEAKRLWRCIAELPEGSATGDLAHIGFSSTGVHTLEQLLSRW; from the coding sequence ATGCGTGAGGCGCTTGAAAAGCGCCGCGCCGTCGTGGTGGTCGGGACAGGCGTTTCGATCATGGCGACCGACGGTGCGGAATGTGCATCCTGGGCAGGCCTATTGAAACAAGGTGCCAACTACTGCACGGACCGGGGCTGGATCGATGCGAAGAAGCGCACTGCCTTCGATAGTCTCATGGCAGCAGGAGAAGTGGTTTTGGCGGCAGGGATGGTGCGCAAGGCTTTTGGAACCCGCATGTTCGAGTTTGAGCAGTGGCTGGATGGCACTGTTGGGGCGTTGATGCCGACGCATCCGGAAGTGCTTGATTGCATTCATGGCTTGAGTGCACCATTGATCACCTTGAACTATGATCAACTGTTGGAGCGAACTTGCCCAATGAGGTCCGAAGCGATCACATGGAGACAAGGATATCAGTGTCTTCAATTCATGAATGGCAAGGCTCCTGCGAAAATTCTACATTTGCACGGATACTACAAGTCTCCGGAATCGGTCGTTCTGGACATCGCTTCCTACGATACGATCGTGAATGACCAGTTCGCTGAGGCCTTCCGGAATGCGATTAGCATGACGCGATCCATCATCTATGTGGGCTGTGGTGGAACATTCGAGGACCCTCACTTTGAAGCGTTTCGTGCTTGGGCCTCTAACGAGCTCAAGGGTTACACACAATCTCATTATCGACTGGTTCGCGAGGAGGAGTTTGAAGATGCGCAGAGGTTGCATGCAAGCGACCGGATCACTCCGATCGTTTATGGCAAGGACTACAACGAGCTACCTGCGTTCCTAAGAGGTTTGGCGCCAGCTAGTGTTGAACTCAAGAGTTCAGTGATCGCTGCACCGCCGCCATTACGCTTACCACCGGCTCCGCTCACCTTCGGCCGGGACGAAGAGATCAAAGCGCTTGTTGGGGCGATGCTGAGCCAGAGCGGACGCCCTGTTTGTGTTACAGGTGGCCCAGGCTTCGGAAAGTCGAACCTTTGCTTGGCCGCCTTGCATAACACCGATGTCGAAGCGCGCTTCGGACCGCGGCGCTTCTTCGTGCGCCTGGATGGCTCTGCCACATTGAGCGACATGGCCACCGCCATCGCGAATGCCATGGGCGTGGTTGCCGTGGCATCGCAGTCCATCGATGACGTGGTTCTGAATGAACTGGCACGGGAGCCGGTGGCCTTGGCCCTGGATAATATCGAAACACCATGGGAGCCGACGGACCAGCGCGTGGCCGTGGAGGAGTTCCTCGCTCGGATGATCAGCATCAAGCATGTGTTGTTGGTGGCGACGATACGAGGAGTTGAACAACCCGGCCGGCTGGCGTGGCTGGAGCCGATACCGCATTTGGATCCATTGGCAGGTGATGCGGCGCGAGAAATGTTCTTGAGCGTAGCCCCGGAGCACGATAAGGACCAGGACCTTGAGGAATTGCTCGTTGAACTCGCCGGATGGCCGCTCGCGATCAACCTGATGGCGCACCAGAGCAGAGGAGCGGGATCGATAACGCGTGTGCTGGAGCGGTGGAGGACGGAGAAAACGAAGATGCTCAAGCGTGGCGTGGCGAGCGACCGTCTGGACAACCTCCATGTCTCCATCGATTGCTCCTTGAACAGCCCGCGTATGACAGACGAAGCCAAGCGACTCTGGCGGTGTATTGCAGAACTGCCTGAAGGATCGGCCACAGGCGACCTTGCCCACATTGGCTTCTCATCAACAGGCGTCCACACCCTTGAGCAATTACTGAGCCGGTGGTGA
- a CDS encoding IS630 family transposase, with the protein MGDETGLRNDDVRGRSFAKRGKTPVVRVLNKRFGRSIISTITNRGQMRWMVFKGALDAEIFQDFLARLIKGAKRKVFLILDNLPVHHAKVLRPWLEKHKERIELFFMPGYSPELNPVEVANADLKKNVTSAPPPRTEEQLVENILAHYRSVSKKPKHIKSYFGHPDVRYAA; encoded by the coding sequence TTGGGGGATGAGACCGGCCTGCGCAATGATGATGTGCGTGGACGGAGCTTCGCCAAGCGTGGCAAGACGCCGGTGGTGCGTGTGCTGAACAAGCGCTTCGGCCGTTCGATCATCTCCACCATCACCAATCGCGGCCAGATGCGGTGGATGGTCTTCAAGGGCGCCCTTGATGCGGAGATCTTCCAGGATTTCCTCGCACGTTTGATCAAAGGGGCAAAGCGCAAGGTGTTCCTCATCCTGGACAACCTGCCGGTGCATCATGCCAAAGTCCTGCGCCCATGGCTGGAAAAGCACAAGGAGCGCATCGAACTGTTCTTCATGCCGGGCTACTCACCCGAACTCAACCCCGTGGAGGTGGCCAATGCCGACCTGAAGAAGAACGTGACCAGCGCTCCGCCGCCGCGCACCGAGGAGCAACTCGTTGAGAACATCTTGGCCCATTACCGAAGCGTGTCCAAGAAGCCCAAGCACATCAAAAGCTACTTCGGTCACCCCGATGTTCGATATGCCGCATGA
- a CDS encoding winged helix-turn-helix domain-containing protein has translation MILTQEQQKQTLRLIADKMPDQLKLPYALWSRKAIALLIKERFGVVLPERTMTDYLSRWGFSAQKPMRRAAEQRPELVRKWREEVYPAIKRRAEWRARTSIGG, from the coding sequence ATGATCCTGACGCAAGAGCAGCAGAAGCAGACACTTCGGCTGATCGCTGACAAGATGCCCGATCAATTGAAGTTGCCCTATGCGCTGTGGTCACGCAAGGCCATCGCGCTGTTGATCAAAGAACGCTTCGGCGTAGTGCTGCCCGAACGCACGATGACCGACTACTTGAGCCGTTGGGGCTTCAGCGCACAGAAGCCGATGCGCCGCGCAGCAGAACAGCGGCCCGAACTGGTGCGCAAGTGGCGTGAAGAGGTCTATCCGGCGATCAAGCGCAGGGCCGAATGGAGGGCGCGGACATCCATTGGGGGATGA